CGGCGTGTGAAGAAATTCCAGGGTTTTTCCCAGATAGGCCGGAGAATTTTTATCCAGATAGAAACTGGAATCCGCCGTCAATTCGTAACGGTCGTTATGCTTGATAAGAAAGCCTTGAACTGTCAGGTAATCGCATAAGATGCGGATGCCGCGAGGAGAAGCCTGGCAAGCCTGGCAAGCCTGCGCGATTTCCGGAGGGGTACGCTTACCGCTGGCGATATGCGTGAATAGCTCCAGTTCGACGGCAGTACGTATCGCTTCCGTCTTTTCGTAGGCCGAAACCGCTTCGAAGAATAGACGAGGAGAAGGAGATTGAACGCTCATTGAGATTCCTAACTCTAAGAAACACTTCGCTGACCGGACAAGGTCCGCGAACTTGTTTTACTCGGGAGTCATCGCGGACGAGACAGGTGAAATTCTTACTCGGATAAAAAGACGATCAATCGAGTCGACATTCAGACAAATTCCCGGGATATTTTTTTTCTTGATCCTGCCGCTTCGAATGGAGTTTCCATTTCTTTGTGGTGATGTCTTTCCCAAGCCCATAAAAATTGGAAAAGACGCCTGAAAGCTGAAAACACCAAACGTTGGAGTTTCCTATGCACTTTCGATTCTTATTTCTCTTCGCCATGCTCATGGGAAGCATCTTCTGCACATCCGCCCCAGTTGAGGGCCAGACACCCACGGATTCGAAGAAACTGGCCAACAGCCTGATTGGTCGCTGGGACCTTACCGTCAAAGGAACCAACAGTACCTACCCTTCCTGGCTGGAGATCACGCGATCCGGATCCCGGACACTGGTCGGATCTTTCGTCGGTCAGGTGGGCAGTGCTCGGCCCATCTCCAAAATCGAAATCAAAGACGGCAAATTCCACTTCAGCATTCCGCCTCAGTGGGAAGCTGGAACCGAAGATTTTGTATTTGAAGGCACTTTCGAAAACGATCGCATTCAGGGGACGACTACGCTCCCCAAGGGACGTAAAGTCGATTGGGTCGGCGTCCGGGCTCCTTCATTAAAGCGGACCCAGCCGCCCGTCTGGGGCAAACCCATTTCGCTCTTCAACGACAAAGATCTCACGGGCTGGAAGGCGCGACAAGTCAACGGCACGCATGGCTGGGAAGTTAAAGACGGGCTTCTGGTGAATGCCAAACCGGGCCAGGATCTCGTTACCGAAAAAACCTTTACCGATTTCAAACTGCATGCCGAATTCCGTTACCCCAAAGGAAGCAACAGTGGGATTTATCTGCGCGGCCGTTATGAAGTGCAGATCGAAGATGGTTACGGCCACGAACCCGAAAGCCACGAAATCGGTGGAGTTTACGGTTTCCTGACCCCCCGTATCAATGCTTCCAAACCGGCGGGCGAATGGCAGAGTATTGACATCACCCTGATTGGTCGCGAAGTCACCGTTGTTCTGAACCACGAAACGATAATTGATCGCCAGACGATTCCGGGCATTACCGGCGGGGCCTTGGACAGCGACGAAGGCAAACCGGGTCCAATTCTGCTACAGGGCGATCATGGTTCCATCGAGTTTCGCAATCTGATTCTGGTGCCGTCGGAAACGGATGGCAGCACGACTCTGACGGCCCCTCGAGAGAAGAAATAAAATCGATCGGACGTTTTATAATTTGTTCGGCCATTCGGAGGCAGTAACTCAGAATGGCTGTTCAAAGATGCACTCATCGATAGTTTCAAATCATCAACCCAACGGCAATCAAGGATTTTTCACCGCGAGAGAATCACTCTCGAAGAATTGCACGCTTCCTTCACTCATGTCGTAAATCCCGCAAATCACTTGGAGTCGGCCTCTCTCCATCGCTTCCTGAATGACCAAACTTTCTCGAATGAGAATGCGAGCCTGCTGGAGAGCATTCTCCCGGCAGAGATATTCTCGCTCGGACTCGGAATGGTCGTCGTGAGCCTGCAATATCTCCTGGGCAAGTCCTCGGGTGTGCTCCTGAAGTGCTTTCAAATGATGCGGCAAAGGCTTCCCCTCGGCTTCCAGAACTGCATCAATGGCTCCGCATCCTTTATGCGCCAGAATCACAATTAACGGGACGTGCAGATGTTCGACCGCATATTCAAAGGAAGCCAGCACGTCTTCATCAACCAGATTTCCCGCATTGCGAACTTCAAAAATGCCGCCGGGACGGGAATCGAAAATGAACTCCGGACAGACCCGGCTATCCGCGCAGGTAAGTATCGCCACATAGGGGTGTTGACCCGCCATTAATTCATGTCGATTTTCGGCATCGAGGCTGGTATCGGTGGATAGAGAACGGTTGCATTCAACGAAACGGCGATTCCCGTTGACGAGGGCCAAGAGGGCCGATTCCGAACTGTCTGGTTTGGCCGAGCGAATCCGTTTTCGGGGCGGACGAACCAGCCCCAGGACGATTCCCACGCAGGCCAGAGTGAGCAGACCTCCCAACAACATCCAGACAAGATTGCGCATCTTTGCAAAAAGCATCAGCATTTCCTGCGATATTTGGTTTTTAACCCGGCTCGAGTTTCGCGGCGATCCGGGAAAACGTTCTTAGGACGGTGTTGAAGCCAGTGTGCTCTTTTCCATCTTGTGCATCAGGGCCAGCGATTCGCTTAGATGGGAATGGAAGTACGTTTTCATGAGATCGAGTAGCTTGCCGAGCAATTTATCCCGAAGTCGGTAGAAAACCTGGTTACCCTCCTTGCGAGCCAGGACGATATTTTTACCGCGTAACACGGCCAAATGCTGGGAAGCGTTGGCCTGCTCGATTTCCAGCTTTTCATAGATGCGGGTAACGGGTATCTCCCCTTCATCTCTCAAGAGTTCCACGATGGCAATTCGCGTGGGATTAGCCAGCGCCCGAAACAGGCTGGCCTTAAATTCCCGCAAAATCTCCGGCATCGAATCGGTATTGACCATCCAGGCCCCCGGCAGGGTGCATATTTAAAATCGTATATTCGAATTATTGAATATAGTTGCGGGAAGTCAATCGGATTTCGTTGTGAATTGCCGCGACTCTCTATTCTCCTACAAGGAATCCTAAAACCACCAGTAGAACGAACACCGCCAGAGTCCCCCAGGCCACATCCCGGCGAACGGCTTCCTTCGAAGCTCCGAGCCCAAAGTGAACACCCTGCTTATGCCACAGAGTCAGGCCCACTGGAACGGTCAACAGACCGAAAAACCAAAGCTCCCAGATACTCGAGCCGTGAAGCAGCATTTGACCGCAATCCCCTACCCTATCGAATGAGCCGCAGCTGATGTAAATTCCATTCACTACCAGACAGAAACCTGCAAAATAGCGGAAGACAAACGCCGCCGTCCCCCGGATGCAGACAACAAATGCCCAGAGTAAAAGGGGAACGATCACCCCAAAAATAGGTCCCGCCCAGACGACAAAAAGTGGATGGGGATTCTCGGAAAGATCCGTGCGCGAGATGGTCAAGGGATAAAGCACGACTCGTTCAACTTTACCACCGCTCAGAAGTGCTCCTATCACGTGCCCGGTCTCGTGCACGGCTTGCATTCCCAGCCAAGAGCCGAGTAACGTGGAGAGGATAAGCAGGATTTGGAAGCTGCGAGACACAGTTTTATCCCTCGTATGGAACTAGAGCGGTGGTAACTGAAAGAAAGTGTTTCCACTTTAAACGACCCGGGTTGCACTCTAACCTGAGTTTAGAATTGATAACGAACACGGCTATACGAGAACAATCTTACCATTGTCAATGTGCAAGTAAACGAGTCGATAGGAACAAGGCGTAAATGCTGAAATGTCAACGAAAAAGGGCTTGCTGCCATTCGCTGACAACAAGCCCTCTGAATCGGACCGGGGAGATTTGAACTCCCGACCTCTTGCACCCCAAGCAAAAGGCAATCGATCAAATTCGCAAGAAAAACCGGGGATTTCAGACGATGGCCGCGCCGTTCGTCCCTCAGTT
The genomic region above belongs to Telmatocola sphagniphila and contains:
- a CDS encoding zinc metalloprotease, with translation MSRSFQILLILSTLLGSWLGMQAVHETGHVIGALLSGGKVERVVLYPLTISRTDLSENPHPLFVVWAGPIFGVIVPLLLWAFVVCIRGTAAFVFRYFAGFCLVVNGIYISCGSFDRVGDCGQMLLHGSSIWELWFFGLLTVPVGLTLWHKQGVHFGLGASKEAVRRDVAWGTLAVFVLLVVLGFLVGE
- a CDS encoding 3-keto-disaccharide hydrolase; this encodes MHFRFLFLFAMLMGSIFCTSAPVEGQTPTDSKKLANSLIGRWDLTVKGTNSTYPSWLEITRSGSRTLVGSFVGQVGSARPISKIEIKDGKFHFSIPPQWEAGTEDFVFEGTFENDRIQGTTTLPKGRKVDWVGVRAPSLKRTQPPVWGKPISLFNDKDLTGWKARQVNGTHGWEVKDGLLVNAKPGQDLVTEKTFTDFKLHAEFRYPKGSNSGIYLRGRYEVQIEDGYGHEPESHEIGGVYGFLTPRINASKPAGEWQSIDITLIGREVTVVLNHETIIDRQTIPGITGGALDSDEGKPGPILLQGDHGSIEFRNLILVPSETDGSTTLTAPREKK
- a CDS encoding ArsR/SmtB family transcription factor, with product MVNTDSMPEILREFKASLFRALANPTRIAIVELLRDEGEIPVTRIYEKLEIEQANASQHLAVLRGKNIVLARKEGNQVFYRLRDKLLGKLLDLMKTYFHSHLSESLALMHKMEKSTLASTPS
- a CDS encoding carbonic anhydrase, which codes for MLFAKMRNLVWMLLGGLLTLACVGIVLGLVRPPRKRIRSAKPDSSESALLALVNGNRRFVECNRSLSTDTSLDAENRHELMAGQHPYVAILTCADSRVCPEFIFDSRPGGIFEVRNAGNLVDEDVLASFEYAVEHLHVPLIVILAHKGCGAIDAVLEAEGKPLPHHLKALQEHTRGLAQEILQAHDDHSESEREYLCRENALQQARILIRESLVIQEAMERGRLQVICGIYDMSEGSVQFFESDSLAVKNP